The stretch of DNA GAAAGGCCTTACGTGTCTAACGTAGAATTATGCAAAATAATTGTGAATGGTTTTAATAGTTTGAGTCTTCTAATAACTTTTTAGGTTAGTTTGAGTCTtctaacaattataattttaaatattcaaaaaattgaatatgCAACCTCAGATGTAATATTTTTAGAACatttttaagaataaatattGTCATGAAATTTTAGAATAAGGGAATGGTATCCCAATTTAAAGTAGAAAAATCTTTAGAGTTCATTAATACTTAGAAATATATGTATTTGTCTCTCAAGTTGGCGGGAATCAAAGTCAATTAGTCGAATCTAACACTTATATTTTTGACCACTAGACCAAATTAGTGGAGTTgtctatattaattttttcaccGAGAAAGATATACACGTCATGGAAATTTTCCATAGAAAACACCGAAACAGTAGTACAAGTCAACAAGaaccaaatataaaaaatcatctgTTCTATGCATAGTTCACTACACATAAgcatataaaaataatcaaagatGACTCGtaagaaaaaaatgacaattatgAAAATTTCTGGGTATTTATTTATGAGGTGGGCTATGAAGTTATAAATGAGGAAGGTACAATGAAAATGTTCATGTGTACAATAAATTTATCGTAATATTTTGGAAGCCgatcaatttatataattaaatgcgTTATCACTAACTAACCAACATCTTCTGctcattttcaaattttcgacTCCTGGACAGTGGGACAAGAATTTTCAATGATGGATACCCCAATAGTTTAAATAAAACAGGAACTAAAGGGATTCCATCTTGGAAGCCACAATCTCAAGAAGTCCCTTCGGGTTGTCCACATGAACCCAATGACCAGCATTTGGAAGAATACAGAAAGAAACCTTTCCAACAGAATCACTTCCTCCTTGACTAGCTAGTTTTTGGATCCGCTCAATAGCCTCTTGGTCCCATCTATCACTCTTTTCAGCACGCACAATTACTATTTCCATACCTTGTGGAGGGTTCTCCAATAGATTCCAATAAGACTTTTCCCTACAGAATTTTAACAATTAGGATTGTTAATTCACTGCGGTCATTAAGGAATATCAAAGAAAACACTTGGGAATAGCAAAGAACAAGTTTTTAGACTGTTATTAAGACATTCATTTCTTATCCCAAAATAAGTTAATCTGCATCATTTACCAGTAAGAATCGAACATCTCCTTAGCACTTTGAAGATCAAATATCCATGTTTCATGATCACCAACTTTCTTCAGGTTGGTGCCTATCCAATCTGACAATGCCTTAGAGTAACCAAGTCCCATCAGATGACTCACAAGCCACCTGAAAAGAGGTGCATTAATTTCAGTCTAACAGGAAAATAGATAGGAACAAAGAAGCATCATGTATTGTAAATTTGTAACACGGTGTTCAATTACAGTTGGAGACAGTAACAAGGTAAATACAGTCACTTTTAACAAACTCAAGACATCAACTTGTTTAAACATTAGAGAAACAAACTCAAGACATCAACTTGTTTAGACATTAGAGAACAATCGGATCATGACCTCATCAGAAGAAAATGGAGAAACAACCTATAATGTCCTACTTTTCTTGACATAACTAGTTCGATCAATCGTGCAATGCACGGCTCTTTTGCATGTGATTTTAAGATTATTTATCGAATTTGATAAACTATAACTTGATTGTCTACTATTGTAATCGTCTATTATaacattcaaatatttaatgtttataTAAGAAATACAAAGAGTGATGTCTACAAAAGTTGAATAAGTTCATCTAATAAAAAGAAACGTATAATCGTATACATACACATTAAATTTCATGTCATCCGTACCCTGTCACCATAACCAATATCATGGTACTTTCAAAAAACAGTGGGTGGTATTTAATGCATACTTGGAAGGATTTGGTTTAACATCAAAAGTTATGAGCAAAAGCGTTGAATTGACCACCACTGTACAGTTTATttacttaaactcaatttttttacttaCAATGTCTAGCAACCATTTGTAGACTACCACTGTACAGTGTACACCACACATAATATCAAGACATGCAGCAAAATGATTATTGGCCTAATATCAACCTTAGTACAAACATGTAAGAGAATAGTTCAGGGATAGAGTCTCACTTTCGAGATGGGATTTCCGACGGTAAACTTTCCAAAGTCATTAAAATATCTCGGACTTCATCGCTTTTGTTTCCAAAGTTCACTTCTCCCGGGACAGAATCCAATACCCAAAGCTGTTCTTCAGCAGGGATAGAAGGAGATAATTCTTATAAATAATGAACTGGAAATGTAGTATTGAGCAGTGAAAAATATAAGCACTTGGGTAACATGCAATCCACTAGACAGTTGTCGTAACTTGTAAGCAACATACAAAGGCCATAGTCCTATTTCTATACAAAAAACGcttcaaattaaaatctataattaaataaatcttGAAAATGGAAAAATACTGTGGCATAGAAAATCTGAGAAGAAGACTGAGAATGAAAAGCATACTGGGGATATTGTAtgtttcttaaattttattgatatatatatttgttaactCACAAGTCATCAATTGGGTTGGCCGTAAAAAATTTGTCGGGGTCTAACTTTTTATTTGGGTTTTGGGAGTTTCTTCAAAGATGCTGCAGTGTGCCCTGCATGTCGTGTTTGCTATTTTGGGTCAGCAGTTGCTAATTGCTGATGATTTTTGTATCCTGCTGCTGAAGAACAAATTGGGGCTGCACTTTTTACTTGTTGCTGTATTTTTGCACTATTTCTGTTTTTCTCAGTTAGCACCACTTTTTTCTGAAGATatgcattttaatttattagtatgATAAAAGATGAAGCAATCACAAGATGACCAAGGAACATCAAACAGAGCTGTTGGCACTGCTTTTATGCCCGCAAAGACAACTTGTTGCTATAGTTTGCAATAGGCTGTTGCATATTATTGGCAACTTTTGCAATAGGCTGATTTCTGTTAGGCCAACTCTTGTGGGCGAACATTATTTTTGGCCATAGGCTGCTGCATAATCAGGCTGTTGCTGATCATGTACTAAGATGCTGGTTTTGGTTGCTGTCATACCAACTCCTTGAGTCTATAAGCTGCTGTCACATACCAGAAATTGGTTCCTGTCACACTTCTCATCAAGATGCTGGTTGATATCACATGTATAGGGCTATATTAACCATTGTGTTCCCTTTTGGTTATGGACAATTTTATTCGTCAAATACTTGGTTTATTTCCCTTAGGAGGTCATAGATCTACAGTACACGTGTATCATGGTGATAAACCTATAGTACATGTGTATCGTAGGAGACAGAAGAATGGGAAAGAAAAGACTGGTAATGGGCCTATGGAGCAAGAAAGGGACGGAGTTAAAGATACAAAGCTTATGGAGAAGTTGGCTACTTTTATGAAGGAGGCAGAAGTTGGGAATAGAAGAACAACTGCTGGGACAGATGGCAGCAGCAGAATAGAGGGAGTTCGAAAGAGTGGGGAAAAGCCATATATGGAAGATAACAGATAACAGAATAGGGGGTATCAAATGGTGTAAGTGGGAATTGTGGGTACTGGGAATAGGATTTACCTAACTCGGTAATAGGGTGTGCTCTTTGTTATAGTTTCCATTATCATCTCTTCAAGGAGGTTCTCTCCATTCATCTTTATATTTCAGTAATTATAACCATTAATACAAAGGTCATATTCTCTGGTGTAATCCCTTTTCATAATTTCCCTATTTGTGTTCAGTTCTATTAGGAGAGTTGGACAAAATACATCAACACTTTTGCTTATAAATAGAAAATGAGGGAGTACTAATATAGTGATTAggcttattaaataaattaacagaTTCCATTTCTATTGATCGGGATACATGGGTTGCATAGTGTTCTGGATTTGGTCTCAGCTCAACTGCGTTCAGATAGGCTGATAGCAAGGGTGGGTAGCCCAATTCCCAAATTTCTAGTAAGAAGTTTTCAATAGCCAAGCACATACAGATTGAGAGAGGCATGACGGACAACTGAATAACTGTCTGGAAGTTCCCAAGTAACTCCATAATAACTGATGATGCTGTTAGATACTCGACCATATcactatataaataaaataacatcttGAGTCGAGGTGCAAATTCATTCTCAGTCATCCTTATCACTCCTATATGCTTACTAACATGATCATCGGAATCTCTGCAGGTGGCCACCAATGTCATTTTCTGCTGTCACGATCCATCATCTCTACTCATCCTCTTGCAGTTCAATTGATCTAATCCTTAAGCACACTGAGATTCCCTCTTTCTTGCATACCCTTTGAGATTATACTGAAGGCGTACTATATGCAGAACATACTCTGAATAAACTTGGTCTAAACAAGTGAGAGGGAGGGAAGAAGAATTAAATTCCCCCCCACTCACCTACCCAAAAAAAGCACAAGTATCTTCCAAGTTACAATTACTAATTAGCACATTACACAATTCACAAGCCTGATTTGTTAGTTTCTGCCAAGTTACATTTACTTTTCATCAGCAATATATTCTAATGCACCACAAGTATCCACATTTTAAAGCATTAAAATCTATCTACCAACAATTCATATTGAAAGTGTGGCTAGAGTTCAACACTGACACTCGtgattacattcaatcactttcattttttatgtCATTACCGGTGTCTACATATCAATCTCACTGTTTACACGTGATTACGTCCTATGTTTGTGTATGTGCTTCGTAGATTACTATCACAAATGACCTACTGCTTATTGTTATATTCACAGCAAAACAAAACTTGTTACACTTGCACGCCACCAAATAACTTATTTTAAGAAATGTATTTTGATTAATTCAACGATTACTAAGACGAGAAATATGATTATGAAGAATAAAAACCTGTTTAGGCCACTGAACAGAATCACCATATTCACCGCGGCTACAACTCTGAGCAAACTGTAAAGCCACCTTTCCACCCATGGAATGACCAATAACAACCTCGGGCCAAGACCAACCTTCAGCCTTCACCAAATCAGCCAAATCTTTAGCCGTATTTTCCAAGTTATGAGGCGGGTTCAATTTCTTCTCCGCTGATTTTCCATGATTCCTCATATCCATCGTCACCGTCCTCCAATCTAGcagaatttcaaaacaaaaaatcataaacattttGGTTCAGAATTcgcattttaaaaaaaaaacagagagagagagagagatactCGAAGAGGGAGATGAATTGGAGAGAGAGGCCAATAATTGGCGTGAGAAAGATCTCCAATTTCTGTTGGATCCCAAAAATCCATGGATGATGACGGCCGTGGAGGTGTATGGTTTGTTAGGGTGAGCACGCGATTCTTCATAGGCAATGGTTTCAATCCATCTTGGACGAGTTAGACTCTGTGAGTTGAGAAAACGAGTTACGAGGAACAACTGATAAATGTTTCTGTTTCTCAGAGATGCCGCCATTTTTTTCTCTCTGCTTTACTCTTCTTTCACTTTTAGTTTTGCTATGGCCCATTCCAAGTATAGATTTCGTAGCctatttattaattgaattttagtgaaataataataaataaataaaaaagaggaaaaaaaatgacAGCTGTGGGATTTGAACCCACGCCCTTTCGGACCAGAGCCTAAATCTGGCGCCTTAGACCACTCGGCCAAACTGTCTTGACGATTATACTACGAGCAAAAGCTTTATATAGTATTTGTTGAAATGATTGCcttgcttttaaaaaaaaaattcaacaaccgGTAATGTCTTTATAGATACacccttaatttttttacatatttttttataaaaatataatataattctttatttcttttgataaagttttaaaaatcatatcaattattaataaataattcttttaatgTTCATGACTCGCTCGATGTGTGAAATCCtacactaaaaataatttatattatgatttatattagtttttagtaaaattagaataatttatttttcaagtaaaTAAAAGGACATTTTCAAATGGTTAATGATACCACAGTTTTATAATACACTTgaaaacattttaaactctattcaataaataaaataatacaatatcaataaaatctcaattcaattataatttttttaatttaaattcaacaagctaaaaatgttttctttacaaaaatagttttaaattaaacaaataaaacagAATACATAAACATTTTTTCTATTGTCGCATCTCATTATCGAAGCAGAAACCTCCCGACTCGTGATGTTCTGGGAGGCCTGAAGAACTTTCAACTTCATATGTGACATAGAATGTCGTGCCAATGGCAACCACCACACACAAGCAACACGTGTGAATAATCAAATCATGTAAAGGTGTGATAACATAAAACGAACTTGTAATATAATACTCACTTATGCACCATCAAAAAACTTACACGGACCACGGTTATAATGAACAATAGTAACACGCGATAGTTCATTTTTACGTGCATTCATTCACTGGTATATTGATGCAATCATTGTAATGACGCAAGACATGATATGCAGGGAGATATCTATAAGTCTATTAAATGGATAGCCCaaaaaacttaatatttttattttaattatcatttaattaatataatgtaGATATTTTTCGagttattattttctattatgtGTTTTGGTATCTTCGTATCtctcttatattttcaaaaatgtcttcatatattttgaagtttttttttagacaaaataCACATTTGATTGGTGAATTAATAGAACATAACGAATAGGAAAAGAAACTTCCAtgcattttttataataaaatataaaataattaataaaaataataaaataaaatcatcattcactttttatttatttatttttaatctaagTAAAATAGTCAAATAGGATTATTATTGTAGgacatataaattaataaatttacacaaaataaaaattagaattgcttttacatacaaaaattaacaaaattattacataacatataatacataatttttatataatatgtgTGTATATATTACATTAGAAATGAAGTAATATGTACAAACGAGGGAAGAAGGTCAACCTATGGGGGCCTCTATAAATTCGTCCCTAATTATATatacacttttttttaacactttATATGACGCATGGTACACTTTATATGACACATGGTACCAAATTAAATGCAGAATAGTTGGCAAGCAGACTCAGTGCATGTCTCGTAGTTCGATGgacacatttaaatttttaaatatttatctgaCTCAATCAGATATTCATTTAGGTGATTACTCAAAATAAACGAGTTATACGGTAATTTTCTACGATTGATTGTCATATACAaatcactaaaaaaaaattcctttaAAGATCCACAAGATCTAATGATTAACCATTCACAATTAGACTCTTGAATAATATTAACAAagtctttaatatatatttttaatatattttatttaattgattataatacataaaagttttattaaatttatatgatattcaaatattttgacaagacttatataatttttaatcaatatgAAACTGTAATATTAGGATGATAATAAAATTCGCACTCGCAGGTACTCACCCGAATCTGCTTGATTTAAACGAAGAAAATTCACTTTAATTGGATGCGGGTgcagatttttttttacattaaaatttggAGGCGGAAACAGGGATTGGATAGGGATGGCAATTAGACTCAAACCCAATTGGTACCCGCAAAAAAAATGGGTAAGGTAAAAACTTGCATAATGGATCTGGGCATGGAAACATGTAATTACCCACAAAATTAAGCGGGTGCGGGTGCGGGTGCGGGTACGGATACTATAGTACTCACTCCGTCCtacacttatataaatatattatttatttacttattatattattgtttagtttaattaattattttcttttatgttttaatatctattaatatcattgtaccactacaatatttataattgaaagataaacatttgcaaactttttaagaatctgattatgataaataggtaaataattgtgattttataactaatagttatatcttaataatcgtgactttataattatacttgcaattttgtatcaattatctcaaataatattgtcgtatgacttgcaacttcataaaatataattttggatatttaaatatgtattgtaacgagtgttcatttgaaatgtttgacttataaaatattttgatttataatattttatgattggatttaagattttttaataacttttaaatttaacaacGACAATGggtatatttattaatttttttagttaaagtgtggGTATTGAGTATGAGTACGATCACTTAGGTACCAAGAGGGTAAGAGTAcgagtattaaagttgatacccaatAGGCTACgagtatgagtatttttttaaatcgcgaGTATGGGGACGGGTATTATAGTACCCTACCCATTGTCATCCCTAGGGTCGTGGGTGGTGATATCCACCCCGCACCCGAACCCGCCCCGCAAATaatattgttgtaatttttaaattgtatatacatatatatatatatatatttaatattttttaaaatattaaaaattataattttatctctatatagaaaatatttttttaattttattattaattattaataattatatttattataataaatatgatttttaaatgtataattttatatatatgaatgggtGCGGGTGCGGATGGAGAAACCCAAACTTCATTGCGGGCATTGATGggtatttaaattttacactCACTATAAAACGAAGGCAGGTGCGAGTTTTCCACAATTAGTCGGATGTCAGTATGGAGTAAGCGAAATCCGTCTGCCGCGTCACGTTACCATGCCTACCACACACTAAAATGACATGCAGAAATACATATGCACCGAGTTGTAAAATCAAATAACTTGCTTCCCCCTCTAAAGTTGGCAAGGAACAATCGAAGTATATAGATTTAAAGGCCATAATTGCCGATTAACAATCAATCTCCAATTAGAGGTTATGGCAACTTTTTGATAGAACAAATCAATAGCCTCCATAACACTAATTATGCACGAAGACCGAATGTTACATATGATCAAATTACAATGAGTAGGAGTCCAAGTAACTTCTCTCATCAAAGGTGCATTTATATGCTTAATTACAACGAGAAAGCCTTTAGATTTTAAAAACACTAGATGGAAGAAGAAGCTACGCCAACACTTAAATTTCGGCTAAAACAACAATAGAAAGAATCATGTAAATTGCAATCTAAGAGTTGACATAACAACAGCTAATTATACcagttttgtaattaaaaaaaaaaaagtcattatGTTTGAAGGGGTGTGAAATTTTGGTTTGGTTTTTGAATGGAAAATGATTATaaccaataaaaaatagttgatttgatttgattcaacttttataatttattctcCCAAAATCTGAATTAAATGAAACTGGGGAATAACGAATTGGTTTGCTTCTATTGTttggattattttaaaaatttaataaacttaatttaaaaaatctataattattaactttttattaaccctatttatttttgtattatcaAATAAACACGTAAGTTATAGAATGTGATAAATAGTATATAATGATTGAAAGATATATATCActgcaaatatattttttaagataatattactcatatattgtaaaataaaaaataataataataataaataatattttttatttgaatcttAGAAGAAATGATTGTTTTGAATAATGtaaaatcgatgttcaaatcaataaaactgaatttaattggtttaattaaatttatggtcgagcataaaaataatttaaaccaatttaattaatttgaattagATCTTCAGATAAATCGAGTGGTTGGTTTGGTTCTTATCTGTAaacttatttcaat from Cicer arietinum cultivar CDC Frontier isolate Library 1 chromosome 3, Cicar.CDCFrontier_v2.0, whole genome shotgun sequence encodes:
- the LOC101490465 gene encoding uncharacterized protein translates to MAASLRNRNIYQLFLVTRFLNSQSLTRPRWIETIAYEESRAHPNKPYTSTAVIIHGFLGSNRNWRSFSRQLLASLSNSSPSSNWRTVTMDMRNHGKSAEKKLNPPHNLENTAKDLADLVKAEGWSWPEVVIGHSMGGKVALQFAQSCSRGEYGDSVQWPKQLWVLDSVPGEVNFGNKSDEVRDILMTLESLPSEIPSRKWLVSHLMGLGYSKALSDWIGTNLKKVGDHETWIFDLQSAKEMFDSYWEKSYWNLLENPPQGMEIVIVRAEKSDRWDQEAIERIQKLASQGGSDSVGKVSFCILPNAGHWVHVDNPKGLLEIVASKMESL